The proteins below come from a single Aegilops tauschii subsp. strangulata cultivar AL8/78 chromosome 6, Aet v6.0, whole genome shotgun sequence genomic window:
- the LOC109781668 gene encoding protein RGF1 INDUCIBLE TRANSCRIPTION FACTOR 1, translated as MHQQAMWKPAWLEALSTEKFFVACSFHEHAKKNEKNICCLDCCTSICPHCVSTHRVHRLLQVRRYVYHDVVRLEDLEKLIDCSGVQSYTINSSKVVFLKKRPQNRQFKGSGNICTSCDRSLQEPYFYCSLDCKVEYILRKKKDLSAYLRPCKTLQLGPDFFIPHDADDETTQSTLVDADEPMGSSDSDNLSIPYTNFVRKKRSGPYICARSANRVSDDDMATNMSRRKGVPQRSPLC; from the exons ATG CATCAGCAGGCAATGTGGAAGCCAGCATGGTTAGAGGCCCTCAGCACAGAGAAGTTCTTCGTGGCATGCTCCTTCCATGAGCATGCCAAGAAGAACGAGAAGAACATATGCTGCCTTGACTGCTGCACCAGCATCTGCCCACACTGTGTGTCGACACACCGGGTACACCGGCTGCTGCAGGTTCGGCGATATGTCTACCACGACGTCGTTCGGCTGGAGGACCTTGAGAAGCTTATTGACTGTTCCGGTGTTCAG TCATACACGATTAACAGCTCTAAGGTCGTTTTCCTGAAGAAGAGACCACAGAATAGGCAATTTAAGGGGTCAGGGAATATTTGCACCTCCTGCGACAGGAGCCTTCAAGAGCCCTATTTCTACTGCTCTCTGGATTGCAAG GTTGAGTACATATTACGGAAGAAGAAAGACTTGTCAGCATACTTGCGTCCATGCAAGACCTTGCAGCTTGGTCCTGACTTCTTCATTCCTCATGACGCTGATGATGAGACAACCCAGTCAACACTTGTTGATGCTGATGAGCCTATGGGATCATCAGACTCCGATAATTTGAGCATACCATACACAAATTTTGTCCGGAAGAAGCGTAGCGGACCATATATCTGTGCACGATCTGCAAACCGGGTCTCTGACGATGACATGGCCACAAACATGAGCAGAAGGAAAGGGGTGCCTCAACGATCACCTTTGTGCTAA
- the LOC109781673 gene encoding BRAP2 RING ZnF UBP domain-containing protein 2, translating to MANAGDPASLPPSASPFSSTRALESVPFSSGNPRIEETRGVVLLHPDPPTAAAAASSSSSHLPAERKPQVFVPAVPNHMTYADFCRFCGSFVPHMLEMRIVRIDGAEDQYSVLIKFDTLSSTDSFYKHFNGKQFSSLEGDVSRIRFVEDVHYTQLIEHAHSSITSSAEQPTCPVCLERLDQDPGGILTTICNHSFHCSCISKWTDSSCPVCRYCQQQPEKSMCSVCGTSENLWICVICGNVGCGRYKGGHAIEHWKETEHCYSLELETQKVWDYAGDNYVHRLIQSKTDGKLVEYNCYGGHEADGICSICSGDAGMDEALLNSKVEAIVEEYNDLLTSQLDKQRNYYESLLSEVKEENEKEISAATSKSVSMMKLQKLQAKLDKCLEEKSFLDDINTNLVKNQEMWKERVRKVQEREQAALKLKDEKIEKLEAELRDLIAHIECQNAVAAVPGSISSDIQGGTILPGPSTPSPSSSPVRPTKDRKRN from the exons ATGGCGAACGCCGGCGATCccgcctccctccccccctccgCCTCTCCCTTCTCATCCACCCGCGCGCTCGAGTCGGTCCCCTTCTCCTCTGGGAACCCCCGCATCGAGGAGACCCGCGGCGTCGTCCTCCTCCACCCCGACCCACCCACCGCtgccgcggccgcctcctcctcgtcatctCATCTTCCG GCAGAGAGGAAGCCGCAGGTGTTCGTACCTGCGGTGCCCAACCACATGACCTACGCGGACTTCTGCCGCTTCTGCGGCTCCTTCGTCCCCCACATGCTCGAGATGCGCATCGTCAG GATTGATGGAGCGGAGGACCAGTATAGCGTTCTCATAAAGTTTGACACTCTGAGCTCCACCGATAGCTTCTACAAGCACTTCAATGGAAAGCAGTTCTCATCACTGGAG GGTGATGTTTCTCGTATACGTTTTGTGGAAGACGTGCACTACACTCAATTGATCGAGCATGCCCATAGCTCGATTACGAGCTCAGCTGAGCAGCCTACTTGCCCAGTGTGTCTAG AGCGACTTGACCAAGATCCTGGAGGCATTCTTACTACAATATGCAACCATTCTTTCCACTGTTCATGCATATCAAAATGGACAGACTCTTCGTGCCCA GTTTGTAGGTATTGTCAGCAGCAACCTGAGAAATCAATGTGTTCTGTTTGTGGAACTTCGGAAAATCTTTGGATTTGTGTAATCTGTGGTAATGTTGGCTGCGGAAG GTACAAAGGTGGTCATGCTATTGAACACTGGAAAGAAACTGAACACTGCTATTCACTTGAATTAGAAACACAGAAGGTTTgggattatgctggtgacaactATGTCCATCGTTTGATTCAGTCCAAAACAGATGGTAAACTGGTTGAGTACAATTGCTATGGTGGTCATGAAGCAGATGGTATCTGTTCTATATGCAGTGGTGATGCAGGAATGGATGAAGCTCTACTAAACAGTAAAGTTGAAGCT ATTGTTGAAGAGTACAATGATCTCCTCACGTCTCAGCTTGACAAACAAAGAAAT TACTATGAGTCACTTCTGTCAGAAGTCAAAGAGGAGAATGAGAAAGAAATTTCTGCAGCCACTTCGAAATCTGTGAGCATGATGAAACTCCAAAAGTTACAGGCAAAGCTTGATAAGTGCCTTGAAGAGAAAAGTTTTCTTGATGAT ATCAATACCAATCTTGTGAAAAATCAGGAGATGTGGAAAGAAAGGGTTCGGAAAGTTCAAGAAAG GGAACAAGCTGCACTTAAATTGAAAGATGAGAAGATTGAGAAGCTGGAGGCGGAG CTAAGAGATTTGATAGCCCATATCGAGTGCCAAAACGCTGTGGCAGCAGTTCCTGGATCAATCTCAAGTGATATACAAGGGGGCACAATTCTTCCTGGACCGTCTACACCATCCCCGAGCAGCAGCCCTGTTCGCCCCACAAAGGACAGGAAGCGGAATTGA